Sequence from the Catenuloplanes indicus genome:
ACTCGGTGGTGCGCAGCGCCGGGTCCATGTCGGGGAGCCACTGGCCGGCGCGGTGCCACAGGTCGCGGAGCGCGGCGAGGTCGGGCCAGTAACCGACCGCGAGGCCGGCGGCGTAGGCGGCGCCGAGCGAGACGGTCTCCGCGACCATCGGGCGGACCACCGGCACGTCCAGCACGTCCGCGACGAACTGCATCAGCAGGTTGTCGGCGGTCATGCCGCCGTCGACCTTGAGCGTGCTGAGCGCCAGGCCGGAGTCGGCGTTCATCGCGTCGACCACCTCACGGGTCTGCCAGCCGGTCGCCTCCAGCACCGCGCGGGCCAGGTGGCCCTTGGTGATGTAGCTGGTCAGGCCCACGATGACGCCGCGCGCGGAGCTGCGCCAGTGCGGCGCGTAGAGGCCGGAGAACGCGGGCACGATGTAGCAGCCGCCGTTGTCGCGCACGGTCCGGGCCAGCGTCTCGATCTCCGGCGCGGTGGTGATCAGGCCGAGCTGGTCGCGGAACCACTGCACCAGCGAGCCGGTGACCGCGATCGAGCCCTCCAGCGCGTACGCGGGTGGCGCACCGTCGATCTGGTAGGCGACCGTGCTGAGCAACCCGTGCGTGGACGCGACCGGTTCCAGGCCGGTGTGCAGCAGCAGGAAGCTGCCGGTGCCGTAGGTGCACTTCGCCTCGCCGGGCGTGAAGCAGGTCTGGCCGAACAGCGCGGCCTGCTGGTCGCCGAGCGCGGCCGCGATCGGCACCCCGGCGAACACCTCGGTGGCGGTGCCGAGCACTCCGGCCGACGGCCGGATCTCCGGCAGCATGCGGCGCGGGATGCCGAAGAAGGACAGCAGCTCGTCGTCCCAGGACAACGAGCGAAGATCCATCAGGAGGGTACGGGACGCGTTCGTCACGTCCGTGCAGAAGACGGCGCCGCCGGTCAGGTTCCAGATCAGCCAGGTCTCCATGGTGCCGAACAGCACGTCGCCGTTGACCGCGCGCTCCCGCAGGCCCGGCGTGTGGTCGAGCAGCCAGCGGATCCGCGGCGCGGAGAAGTAGGTGGCCAGCGGCAGCCCGCTGCGTTTCGGCACGCTCTCCGCGCCCGGCGTCGCGGCGAGCGCGTTGACCAGCTCGTCCGTACGGGTGTCCTGCCAGACGATCGCGCGCGCGACCGGGCGGCCGGTGTGCCGGTCCCAGAGCACCGTGGTCTCGCGCTGGTTCGTGATGCCGAGCGCGGCGACCTGGTCCAGCGTGATCCCGGCGGAGGCGAGCGCGGACGCGGCCGTCCGCCGCACGTGCTGCCAGATCTCCATCGCGTCGTGCTCGACCCAGCCGGGGCGCGGGTAGTGCTGGTGGTGTTCCTGCTGGGCGACCGCGTGCAGCCGGCCGCGGCGGTCGAAGACGATGCAGCGGGTGGAGGTGGTGCCCTGGTCGATCGCGACCACATAGCGCTCGGACGTTCTCATCGCGACCCCAGGTCCCGGGACACGGCACGGGCCGCGTCCCGTACGTAGCCGATGAGCCGGGCGTCGGGCCGCAGCGACGCGGAGCACAGCCGGTCGACGGCGCCGGAGATGCCGATCGCGCCGACGACCAGACCGCCGTGCGCCCGGATCGGCGCGGCCAGCGAGGCCTCGCCGGGCGCGAGCTCACCGGCCTCGGCGGCGAACCCGGAGTCGCGCACCGTGACCAGCTCGCGGGCGAGGTCGCGGCGGTCGGTGAGCGTACGCCGGGTGAACGGCTCCAGGGTGCGCAAAGAAGCAAAAGCCGTCGAGTCGTACGCCAGCAGCACCTTTCCCAGCGCAGTGGCATGCAGCGGCAGCAACGACCCCACATCGAGCGTCTGGAGCGAGTCGTCCGGGCGGAACACGTGGTGCACGACCAGCACCCGCCCGTCCAGGACGGTGCCGATCCGGACCGCCTCGCCGCTGCGCGCGGCCAGCGGGTCCGCCCAGTTGATCGAGCGGGAGCGCAGCTCGTTGACGTCCAGGTAGGACGTGCCGAGGTGCAGCAGCGCGGCGCCGAGCCGGTATTTCCCGGTCTCGTCCTGCTCGACGAAGCCGACCCGCTGGAGCGTGCGGATGATCCCGTGGGTGGTGCTCTTGGCCAGGTCCAGCGACCGGGCGATCTCCACGATGCCGAGGCGGCCGTGGCTGTGCGCGAGCAGGCGCAGCATCGCGGCCGCCCGCTCGATCGACTGCACCGGACCTGGCATGCACCCAGACTGCATCGAAATCCGCCGTTCGACAATGCCGAACCGGGTTCGTTGACGATCAATGTTGACCGTCCATAGCGTCAGGGCTGGTAACGACAGTGCAATCACTCCGTAACCATGGAGGCAAGATGGCACAGCGATTCAGAATCCCCGGTGGTCTGACCGGCGAGCTGGCCGCGGAGTTCGCCGGGACGTTGATCCTCATTCTGTTCGGGTGCGGCGTCGTCGCACAGGTCGTCGCGGGCGGGATCGGCGACCACGACAGCATCGCCTGGGCGTGGGGCCTGGGCGTCACGCTCGGCGTCTACGTGGCCGGCCGAATCAGCG
This genomic interval carries:
- the glpK gene encoding glycerol kinase GlpK; the encoded protein is MRTSERYVVAIDQGTTSTRCIVFDRRGRLHAVAQQEHHQHYPRPGWVEHDAMEIWQHVRRTAASALASAGITLDQVAALGITNQRETTVLWDRHTGRPVARAIVWQDTRTDELVNALAATPGAESVPKRSGLPLATYFSAPRIRWLLDHTPGLRERAVNGDVLFGTMETWLIWNLTGGAVFCTDVTNASRTLLMDLRSLSWDDELLSFFGIPRRMLPEIRPSAGVLGTATEVFAGVPIAAALGDQQAALFGQTCFTPGEAKCTYGTGSFLLLHTGLEPVASTHGLLSTVAYQIDGAPPAYALEGSIAVTGSLVQWFRDQLGLITTAPEIETLARTVRDNGGCYIVPAFSGLYAPHWRSSARGVIVGLTSYITKGHLARAVLEATGWQTREVVDAMNADSGLALSTLKVDGGMTADNLLMQFVADVLDVPVVRPMVAETVSLGAAYAAGLAVGYWPDLAALRDLWHRAGQWLPDMDPALRTTEYANWQRAVAHTFDWIQPPT
- a CDS encoding IclR family transcriptional regulator, whose product is MPGPVQSIERAAAMLRLLAHSHGRLGIVEIARSLDLAKSTTHGIIRTLQRVGFVEQDETGKYRLGAALLHLGTSYLDVNELRSRSINWADPLAARSGEAVRIGTVLDGRVLVVHHVFRPDDSLQTLDVGSLLPLHATALGKVLLAYDSTAFASLRTLEPFTRRTLTDRRDLARELVTVRDSGFAAEAGELAPGEASLAAPIRAHGGLVVGAIGISGAVDRLCSASLRPDARLIGYVRDAARAVSRDLGSR